TACTAATTTTTGGGATAAGTTGGAGAAGGCAAATTATTTTTTAGAGAATATCATTGAAACCGCACTGGAAGATGAAGATAGTCGACTCGTTTCATGGTTGCTTGATACACCAGAACAAGATGGTGGTCAGTGGGATATGTTAGTTTCGATTATTGAAAAATACGGAGTTGTTCCAAAATCAGCTATGCCAGAAACTTTTCAAAGTAGTAAGTCCGCTGATTTAAATCATTTATTAAATGAGCGTCTTCGTACAGACGCAGTTATTCTAAGAAAAGCTGTTAAGAATAAAGTTTCTGTCACACAATTAAAAGAGGAAATGCTTGCAGAAATTTATCAACTTTTAGCGATGTCGCTTGGTGAACCGCCAAAAACATTTGATTTCGAATATCGTAATAAAGATAATGAGTTTAAACAAGATTTACAAATTTCACCGACAGATTTTTTCAAACGGTATATTGATATCGATTTGAGAGATTATGTTCCACTTATTAATGCTCCCACAAAAGACAAACCGTTTAATCAAGTTTTCACGGTGGATTATTTAGGTAACATTGTCGGTGGTGCGCCGATTAAATATTTAAATGTTGAAATGGATGTTTTGAAAAAAGCTGCTGCAACACAAATACAGGATGGCGAAACTGTTTGGTTTGGTTGTGATGTCGGTCAACTTTCAGAACGAACTAGCGGCATTAT
The nucleotide sequence above comes from Listeria ivanovii subsp. londoniensis. Encoded proteins:
- the pepC gene encoding aminopeptidase C, with amino-acid sequence MSTELTFDQLDSFSKKWRENPDNLVIQASIMKNGIKAATENPVTKVKVQPIFSHEVTTDKVSNQQQSGRCWMFAALNTFRHKLNGTLGLKDFELSQNYTNFWDKLEKANYFLENIIETALEDEDSRLVSWLLDTPEQDGGQWDMLVSIIEKYGVVPKSAMPETFQSSKSADLNHLLNERLRTDAVILRKAVKNKVSVTQLKEEMLAEIYQLLAMSLGEPPKTFDFEYRNKDNEFKQDLQISPTDFFKRYIDIDLRDYVPLINAPTKDKPFNQVFTVDYLGNIVGGAPIKYLNVEMDVLKKAAATQIQDGETVWFGCDVGQLSERTSGIMDTNIFLLNQAFGFKTTMTKAERLDYKHSMLTHAMVLTGVNVVDGEVNRWKVENSWGEAIGNKGYFVASDAWMDEFTFQVVVRKKYLSNELLNAFKQEPITLKPWDPMGSLAFK